Genomic DNA from Triticum urartu cultivar G1812 unplaced genomic scaffold, Tu2.1 TuUngrouped_contig_4909, whole genome shotgun sequence:
TCTTCCTCGCCCACCTCCACGGAGCCACTCCAAAGCCTTGGTCGCCAGCCTCCACCCCCACGGAACCGAGGAAGATTTCTCGGTAAGAGCCTCGGCTGCTTGGATTTGGTCCATCTTACATCTAAGTGTTCGTCTGCACCATCCACTAGATTAGCTGCATAATTATTCGCCGTACTGACGGACTAGCACCGTACATCTCTGCAGTGTCTCCGCTTCGGAGCTCGGTTCACTGCATTTCTGCCGTGTGTCTGCACTTCAGAGGTTCAGTTCAGATACTACCTGTATGCAGTGACTGGATAGTTTGGATAATGGGAACCCGCAATCAGCTTTGGTCGATCGCCAAGATGTCGGTGACCGGGGGTGTAATCGGCATCACCATTTCCGACCGCTACGTCACCGTGGTGGCCATAAAGGGCCACTCGATGCATCCCACCATGACGGGCACCGACAGCGCCTTGCGAGGTATTCGTGGCTTTGGTTTCTACATATCAGTGCAGGCATGGCACGAGAGTTGGATTATCCTGCAATCCATACTCAATGATTTTGTGCTGACCAGGTTGCTCGGCTCGAACCAGGTGACATCGTGTTAGCGGAGAAGGGCTGCCTCGATCGGTACAAATTCTCCCGTGGAGATGTCATTTTGTTCAAGTATGTGCCATGATATTGCTGGAAAATAGCGGAAAAGAAAATATCACGAGAATCCATACAAcgatttttttttctgtttgCAGATGCCCTAGTAATCACAAGGAAGTGTTTGTGAAGAGACTGATTGGCTTACCTGGTGAGTGGATACAGCTCCCTGCGTCTTCTGAGATAATTAAGGTCCCACAGGGGCATTGCTGGGTTGAAGGGGATAATGCTGCTAGAAGCTGGGATTCAAGATCATTTGGCCCAGTAAGTTACTTCATCTCCATTTCTTTTTCAACTTACGAGATTAGCCTACTTTGATTTGGCTGATTTGGGAAAATGTTCAAGCCTATGGAGTAGTTGTTTGAGTGTAATATATTAATGACCCCAGTCTCGTTATATCGTATTGATGGGCTAGAAGCTTGTTTGTTCAACGGTGGAGTTTTGCCGCATTTTGATCCTCTGTGCCAGCACTCATAGTACTATGCAAATTGACATTGTGAGTTCCTTCAATAGAAAAAACGGGCACCTAAAATATGCATATATTATGTACCGTATGATGGGGATGGGCATATTAATCTCACTGCATGTATATGACCCTTAAGATTTGCACCAGAAATCTATGGATAGATGTGCAGTTGGCGCTTCTAAGGTTAACATTAAGTGATAGAAAATAATCTAGCAAACTTCTTAGAGTATGCCAATTTGTTGTAGGCTTCATTTTTGTGGGTTCTTCTTTTAACAATGCTATGTAAATGC
This window encodes:
- the LOC125528489 gene encoding mitochondrial inner membrane protease subunit 2-like; the protein is MGTRNQLWSIAKMSVTGGVIGITISDRYVTVVAIKGHSMHPTMTGTDSALRGDIVLAEKGCLDRYKFSRGDVILFKCPSNHKEVFVKRLIGLPGEWIQLPASSEIIKVPQGHCWVEGDNAARSWDSRSFGPIPLGLINGRVTHIIWPPSKMGRVERKWPEDRIPPF